The Diprion similis isolate iyDipSimi1 chromosome 11, iyDipSimi1.1, whole genome shotgun sequence genome includes a region encoding these proteins:
- the LOC124412758 gene encoding nose resistant to fluoxetine protein 6-like: MEKTVSLEESIIPSLGPWIEGFERAIRSSKSSCADELMILVKAVKSGQTWAIQMLDASSKLQSGILIGNVRDLGSYDECVEAKGRYNNVSIQGKHCMVSLGGIPNILNVPVIKYVNDRFFSSFCVPSSCNETQVEQMINATLQTTPIVSGLLALGASGASCAQIESENFTIGEITTAICLSLFGAFMLFCTVCDFLKRRNPATASKLINTLAKFSLYKNALAILSTEVKPGTIPAIQGIRFLSISWIVFGHHFVTSFLRPTVNSLHILKWLNSWESVFIQGAPFAVDTFFVISGFLMAYLFLRAMKAGKKINIPMLYFHRYLRLTPSVVVLILFLKFFLHRVANGPLWKTLLTLAVKPCDDNWWVNLLYLQNLVNPENMCLVHTWYSAADMQLFWISPIIMYPLYYRPKYGLRIIGFFLVASMVTPAVILATNEYSNSVLPLNLARGEIRLDNTFHYNIVTYNRACAYFVGILLGYDVTNNTRQLSKVIVWINWIVSSILMLFCLWAIHDIYNTDYSHNLPLETAFALTLRPFWSIAIAWILYACIWGYGGPVSSFLSLPFFQPLGRLSYSIYLLHFIIQAMRNGVARTPGTFSNFHMLTGYGIDLTLSIGVAFVFNLLFESPIFVLQKIIESRAVPESEKVILVKPSSKSVKHKFSKRS; the protein is encoded by the exons atggaaaaaacgGTATCGCTTGAAGAGAGTATCATCCCATCACTCGGACCTTGGATAGAAGGATTCGAACGAGCTATAAGATCTTCGAAATCTTCCTGTGCGGACGAACTTATGATCCTGGTAAAGGCCGTCAAATCTGGACAAACATGGGCAATACAGA TGCTGGATGCCTCGTCGAAACTTCAGTCGGGGATCCTGATTGGAAATGTACGTGATCTCGGGTCGTACGACGAGTGCGTCGAGGCCAAAGGACGGTACAACAACGTCAGTATCCAAGGAAAGCACTGCATGGTATCGCTAGGCGGGATTCCCAACATACTTAACGTACCTGTGATCAAATATGTGAATGATCGCTTTTTCTCGTCGTTTTGCGTTCCGTCTTCGTGCAACGAAACGCAAGTAGAGCAAATGATAAACGCCACTCTTCAGACGACACCGATTGTCAGCGGCTTATTAGCACTTGGAGCTAGTGGAGCGAGTTGCGCGCAAATcgagagtgaaaattttacgattgGAGAAATAACAACGGC aatttgCTTATCACTGTTTGGAGCGTTCATGCTTTTTTGCACGGTATGCGATTTCTTAAAAAGACGCAACCCTGCCACTGCTTCGAAGCTGATAAATACTTTGGCGAAATTTTCCTTGTACAAGAACGCTCTCGCCATACTTAGCACCGAAGTAAAGCCTGGAACGATTCCCGCGATTCAGGGTATAAGATTCCTGAGTATATCTTGGATCGTGTTTGGTCATCATTTCGTTACGTCGTTTTTACGACCGACAGTGAACTCCCTTCACATcttgaaa tGGTTGAATTCGTGGGAATCAGTTTTCATTCAGGGAGCGCCGTTTGCCGTTGACACCTTCTTTGTAATCAGCGGATTTTTGATGGCTTATCTTTTTCTCAGGGCGATGAAGgcaggaaagaaaataaatataccgaTGCTGTATTTTCATCGTTACTTACG ATTAACGCCAAGTGTAGTAGTTTTGATTTTGTTCCTCAAGTTTTTTCTGCACCGAGTGGCAAATGGCCCCTTATGGAAAACGCTGCTAACTCTAGCCGTGAAACCCTGTGACGACAATTGGTGGGTGAATTTGCTGTATCTACAAAACCTTGTGAACCCGGAGAATATG tGTTTAGTGCACACCTGGTATTCGGCTGCCGATATGCAACTCTTTTGGATATCACCTATTATAATGTATCCGCTGTATTATCGGCCAAAATATGGACTTAGAATAATTGGTTTCTTCCTTGTGGCCTCAATGGTTACGCCAGCTGTTATTTTAGCTACTAACGAATACTCTAACTCTGTTCTTCCGCTAAATCTCGCCAGAGG GGAAATAAGACTGGATAACACTTTTCACTACAACATCGTCACTTACAATCGAGCTTGCGCGTACTTCGTAGGAATTCTCTTGGGTTATGATGTGACGAATAATACGAGACAGCTTTCTAAG gtGATCGTATGGATTAACTGGATCGTTAGTTCTATTCTTATGCTGTTTTGTTTATGGGCTATTCATGACATCTACAACACTGATTACTCTCATAACCTGCCACTGGAAACCGCGTTTGCTCTTACATTGCGCCCGTTTTGGTCAATTGCCATAGCTTGGATTCTTTATGCATGTATCTGGGGCTACGGAG gtCCCGTAAGCAGTTTTCTGTCCTTGCCGTTTTTCCAGCCACTCGGTCGATTGTCGTATTCGATTTACTTGCTTCACTTTATAATTCAAGCGATGAGAAATGGCGTTGCACGGACCCCTGgaacattttcaaactttcatatg CTAACTGGATATGGGATCGACTTGACACTGTCAATCGGAGTGGCTTTCGTCTTTAATTTACTCTTCGAATCCCCAATTTTTGTACtgcaaaaaatcattgaaagtcGTGCAGTACCGGAATCAGAAAAAGTTATCCTTGTGAAACCCAGTAGCAAGAGTGTAAAGCATAAGTTTAGCAAACGCTCATGA